GCCAAGGGGTATGGAGGTAGACTTACGTCGTGCTGTCGTTACTGGTGATATCCTGACCGTTGAAATCACCTATCGCAACCCGACTGATAGGGTCCAATCTACGGTCTACAAACCTGATAAAGTCAGCATCATTGATGATGCCACCTCGAAACGGTATGACGTGCTTCAAGACGACACAGAGCGCTACATGGCATCGCCATTAGCTGCGACAGACAGCATTAGCCTCACGGCGGCGTCCAAGGGGGGAGCAGCTACTGGGTGGTTCAAGTTCCCGGCTCCGCCCCCTTCTTCAGAGACAATCTCGGTCAATATCCCCGAGGTAGGAGCTTTCCTAGGTGTTCCGGTGCAGCGATGAGCAAACATTTGACCACAATACTCTTGCTGCTTATATCTGCGCTGGTGGGCTGCAGTGAGCCGATTGCCGAGTTGCCCCCCGAACCACCTGCGGGGAAAGAAGCCTCTTCGCCTGTTTTGCCTTCTCCTGACAGTGAGCTTCCTACTCCCTCTGAACAGAGTCAAGACCGTCTTGATTCCAGTACTCGTAGCGAGAATAATGATGCCGGTAGACCTCTCACCGCGCGAGTAAGCGATCTCAATGCGCTTGTCGATGAGCTGGGTGGGCGTGTGACGGCGCAAGAGATTACGGTTCCACTCCCCGCTGACGTTCTGTTTGATTTTGATAAGGCCGAGCTGCGTTCTGATGCCCTGCCCACGCTCCAGCGTCTTGCAGATCTAATCAGAGAAAGTGGTGATGGAGCAATTCAGATCGAAGGACATACAGACTCTAAAGGTGAAGAAGCCTACAATCAGCCTCTCTCTGAGCGGCGCGCCCAAGCCGTTGCTGATTGGCTCACCAGTCAGGGTATAGGCTCAGATCGCCTACGCTCAAGTGGC
This DNA window, taken from Acaryochloris thomasi RCC1774, encodes the following:
- a CDS encoding OmpA family protein codes for the protein MSKHLTTILLLLISALVGCSEPIAELPPEPPAGKEASSPVLPSPDSELPTPSEQSQDRLDSSTRSENNDAGRPLTARVSDLNALVDELGGRVTAQEITVPLPADVLFDFDKAELRSDALPTLQRLADLIRESGDGAIQIEGHTDSKGEEAYNQPLSERRAQAVADWLTSQGIGSDRLRSSGLGESKPVAENTNADGSDNPEGRQQNRRVEVIIQRE